In Candidatus Neomarinimicrobiota bacterium, the genomic stretch AAAAACTTTGGTTACTTTGTCACGGTTCATACGCCAAATTTCAGCGGGGATTCTGAACTCAGATGTTGTTCCATCCTCATAATTGAATTGAAGCAGGATTGGCATTACCAATCCACCAACATTAGAAAAGTCAATTTCGTAATAATTTAAATTGGACTCATATATGGATATTTCTTTTTCTGTCATGTCAAGATTTTCCATATATTTTTCATAATCCTGTTTATCAAGAATTGTCACTTCAAATGGATCATGTTTATTGTAAAAATCATTGGCGGATTTATCTTTTTCCACCAGAGTTCTTCTAATGTCACGTTCATTATTAATTTGCCAGGCTTGTCGTGGTTGAGCTTCTTTCCTTTCTTTCTTTAAAGGAAACTCAACTTCTGGGTCTTTGGAATTCAATGTGTACCATGACACTTTATCAATAGAGATGTCTACAGGGTCGGTGCCATAGAACCAGCCACGCCAATACCAATCTAAATCGACGGCTGAAGCATTTTCTAAAATGCGGAAAAAGTCTGATGGTGTTGGATGTTTAAACATCCATGATTGGGCATATTCTTTAAAAGCGAAATCAAACAAATCTCGACCAACAACCGTTTCCCTTAATATGTTCAATGCAGTGGCGGGTTTGCCATAAGCATTATTACCAAACTGGTAAATGGATTCGGAATTGGTCATAATGGGACTAATGCTATTTTTATTACCCTTCATATAATAAACAATATTTTTTGGCGGCCCACGTCGCGAGGGATAGTCCCTATCCCATTCCTGCTCTGTGAGGTATTGAAGATAAGTGTTTAATCCTTCATCCATCCATGTCCACTGCCGTTCGTCAGAATTGACTATCATGGGGAAGTAGTTATGTCCCACTTCATGAATTATTACACTTATCATACCATACTTGGTGCGATCGGAATAAGTACCATCTTTTTCTGGGCGCCCATAATTGAAGCAAATCATCGGATATTCCATTCCATTGGCGGCTTCAACAGAAATGGCCACTGGATAGGGGTAGTCAAATGTGTATTTGGAATAGGTTATTAAGGTTTGGGCAACTGCTTTCGTGGAAAATCTTTCATAAAGAGGATTGGCCTCTTTGGGGTAGTAGGACATAGCCATGACAGTCCTTTTGCCCATTTTAACACCCATAGCATCCCAGATGAATTTTCGTGAACTGGTGAATGCAAAATCGCGAACATTTTCAGCTTTAAAGCGCCATGTTTTAGTACGTTTCAAGCGTGATTTTTCATTTTCAGTTGCTTCATCTTGAGTTATGATTAAGACAGGTTTCTTGGATGTCTTAGCCTGTTTAAATCTTTTTTGCTGTTCTTTGGTTAAAACAGATTTTGCATTTTGTAATTCACCCGTAGCCGCCACAACATGATCTGCAGGTACGGTAATATTGACTTCATAATTGCCAAAATTAAGTGTGAATTCGCCACGGCCTAAAAATTGTTTATTCTGCCAGCCGTATACATCATTATACATTGCCAATCGAGGAAACCACTGGCAAATAGTATAAAGGTAATTATCATCGTCTTTAAAGTATTCATATCCTGGACGGCCTCCTAAAAAGATTCTATCTTGAACATTATACCACCATTTAATTGAAAAATCTGTTTGATCGCCGGATTTTAACGTATTGGGAAGGTCAATCCGCATCATGGTTTTGTTGATGGTGTATTTTAGTTTTCTTCCTCCTTTAGCAATTACTTTATCAATTTTAAATCCTCCGTCAAACTCATTCAGAATTGGGCTCGCATCTGCATCGCCGACGATCAATCCCGGTTTCATGGACGAAAAGCTCATTTTGTCCCGCATGCTTCCAGTCGTAATCTTATATGTATCAGAATCTTTGGCACGAACATTTTGGTCGAGTTGAATCCAAATATAGTTTAGGTCATCGGGAGAATTATTGGTATAAGTAATTGTCTCAAATCCCTCGATCCGCTGTTTTTCGTCATCGAGGGTAACATCAATCACGTAATCTGCACGGTTTTGCCAATACCCGTGACCAGGATAACCTGCTGCAGATCTATACATATTAGGTGTAGCGATTTGTTGATCAAGCTGTTTAAACTTATCTTCAACTTGTCCGAAAATAGTACTTATGACAAAGCTGAGTATGATGGAAAACTTAAATTGTTTCAATGAATCCCCCTTTAATATTTCTTTTGGATTGAAATTATTATGTTTAAAAAAGTTAACGAAATTACATAACATCAGCTTCAATTATGTTGAAAAATATTCATATTAAAGGAATTTTGATATGGTTGGTGATTATTCCATTTGTGTGGAGCCATCCATTTCATGTGAGCATTACCACCTTCCAATTGAATCGAAAATCACATACTATTGAAATTACCATGAAACTATTTACAGAAGATCTTGAGAATGTTATAGAATCGAAAAGATTGCCTCCCATAAAACTGGGGTCGAAAAGAGAGTATATAAAAACTGATTCATTGATTTTTGATTATTTGAGTGAACATTTAATTGTATCATTGGATAATAAGCAGGTTACATTTCAATGGGTTGGTAAAGAAATAGAGAATGATATAACATGGTGTTACCTCGAAATTAAAAATATGGATGATTTTTGGACAGCAAATATTCTGAATACAATATTTATTCCAAATTTTACCGATCAGCTGAACATTTCACATTTTCAAAAGGATGGTCAAATACAGACTGTCATGAACCATAAAACTGAAGTTTTTAAAAAAATTCAATTTCAAAAGAAAGATAAATAAATGAGAAATATAATTATATCAATTTTGTCTATTGCATTAGTTGCTTGTAATCCTCCACAAATAAAATCTGATAAAATAACGGATGGGTTGGGGCCCATTGCTTCAAAATATGAGATTGATAGTAAAAGATTGATTGATGCAGCCCTTGTGGATTCAGAAGGATTTAATAGACTTGCGGAATTATGTGATACCTTTGGGCCACGCTTTAGTGGAACGGATAATCTTGAAAAAGCTATTGACTGGATTTTAGCAGAAATGAAGTCCGATGGATTGCACGACGTCCATGGTGAAAAAGTAATGATTCCGAAATGGGTCCGCGGAAAGGAATCGGCGTATATGATATCTCCATGGAAAAAAGAACTTCATATGCTTGGCCTAGGTGGAAGTATCTCAA encodes the following:
- a CDS encoding M1 family metallopeptidase; amino-acid sequence: MLCNFVNFFKHNNFNPKEILKGDSLKQFKFSIILSFVISTIFGQVEDKFKQLDQQIATPNMYRSAAGYPGHGYWQNRADYVIDVTLDDEKQRIEGFETITYTNNSPDDLNYIWIQLDQNVRAKDSDTYKITTGSMRDKMSFSSMKPGLIVGDADASPILNEFDGGFKIDKVIAKGGRKLKYTINKTMMRIDLPNTLKSGDQTDFSIKWWYNVQDRIFLGGRPGYEYFKDDDNYLYTICQWFPRLAMYNDVYGWQNKQFLGRGEFTLNFGNYEVNITVPADHVVAATGELQNAKSVLTKEQQKRFKQAKTSKKPVLIITQDEATENEKSRLKRTKTWRFKAENVRDFAFTSSRKFIWDAMGVKMGKRTVMAMSYYPKEANPLYERFSTKAVAQTLITYSKYTFDYPYPVAISVEAANGMEYPMICFNYGRPEKDGTYSDRTKYGMISVIIHEVGHNYFPMIVNSDERQWTWMDEGLNTYLQYLTEQEWDRDYPSRRGPPKNIVYYMKGNKNSISPIMTNSESIYQFGNNAYGKPATALNILRETVVGRDLFDFAFKEYAQSWMFKHPTPSDFFRILENASAVDLDWYWRGWFYGTDPVDISIDKVSWYTLNSKDPEVEFPLKKERKEAQPRQAWQINNERDIRRTLVEKDKSANDFYNKHDPFEVTILDKQDYEKYMENLDMTEKEISIYESNLNYYEIDFSNVGGLVMPILLQFNYEDGTTSEFRIPAEIWRMNRDKVTKVFATKKNVATFQLDPHLETADIDMVNNHWPRKMIPSKFELFKRKQKSRGQGSGGNKMQRAKKAEEAQKKKNDSSED